A genomic region of Christiangramia sp. OXR-203 contains the following coding sequences:
- a CDS encoding glycosyltransferase family 2 protein, with the protein MQSSIKVIIPAYNEADSIGLVIAAIPDIVEEVIVVSNNSTDTTEANAAAAGATVLQENRKGYGYACLKGMQYISEQSNKPDIIVFLDGDYSDYPSELVRIVQPIIEDNKDFVVGARVKEWRETGSMTFPQIFGNWLATSLMKLFFNSTFTDLGPFRAIKYEKLLQLEMQDKTYGWTVEMQLKALRKKLKYSEIPVHYRNRIGVSKVSGTLKGAIFAGVKILGWIFKYSFK; encoded by the coding sequence ATGCAATCTTCCATAAAAGTGATCATTCCGGCCTACAACGAAGCAGATTCGATTGGTTTGGTGATCGCAGCTATTCCTGATATTGTAGAAGAAGTTATTGTGGTTAGCAATAATTCTACAGATACTACGGAAGCAAATGCTGCTGCTGCCGGTGCTACTGTACTGCAGGAAAATAGAAAAGGTTATGGCTATGCCTGTCTAAAGGGAATGCAATACATCTCTGAACAGTCTAATAAACCAGATATCATAGTTTTTCTAGATGGAGATTATTCAGATTATCCTTCAGAGTTGGTCAGGATCGTTCAGCCTATCATTGAAGATAACAAGGATTTCGTTGTAGGAGCGAGGGTAAAGGAATGGCGGGAAACTGGTTCGATGACCTTTCCGCAGATCTTTGGAAACTGGCTGGCTACAAGTTTGATGAAATTATTTTTCAACTCCACTTTTACAGATTTGGGACCTTTTCGAGCGATCAAGTATGAAAAATTACTTCAGCTGGAGATGCAGGATAAAACTTATGGCTGGACGGTAGAAATGCAATTAAAAGCACTTCGGAAAAAGTTAAAATATTCAGAGATCCCGGTGCATTATCGAAACCGGATAGGGGTTTCCAAAGTTTCAGGAACCCTTAAAGGTGCTATCTTTGCAGGTGTGAAAATATTAGGATGGATCTTCAAATACAGTTTTAAATGA